One window of the Zea mays cultivar B73 chromosome 3, Zm-B73-REFERENCE-NAM-5.0, whole genome shotgun sequence genome contains the following:
- the LOC100273181 gene encoding Cytochrome P450 72A14 has protein sequence MASSGEAALLGGSVGDARAPPLPWKLLALLCAALAVAWCAVRALEWAWWRPRRLARALRSQGLCGTSYRSLAGDAPLTEELNREARSRPLPLGCHDVAPRAMPLFHQTMKEHGKTSITWFGPVPRVTITKPELVREVLSNKFGHYEKLKLRKLQRMLHNGLGSHEGDKWAKHRRIINPAFHLEKLKRMLPAFAACCTDLVERWEGLVADGQQPCEVDVWPEMQNLTGDVISRAAFGSSYLEGRRIFQLQGEQVQLVVQAMHKLHIPGYLYLPTKTNRRMKRIASEIQELLKGIIAKRENALRTGGGAASDDLLGLLLESNMEHCRGDGGKSKASGITTDDVIGECKLFYFAGMETTSVLLTWTMVVLSMHPEWQDRAREEVLHVFGDRTTPDYDGLSRLRIVTMVLYEVLRLYTPLTALQRQTYKPMELGGVRYPAGVMLMLPLLCIHHDKDVWGPDASEFRPQRFAEGVSRASRDAPAFFPFGWGPRTCIGQSFALLEAKMGLSMILQRFAFELSPAYTHAPFAHGMLQPEHGAQVMLRRLP, from the exons ATGGCGTCCAGCGGCGAGGCAGCACTGCTGGGCGGCTCCGTCGGCGACGCGCGGGCGCCGCCGCTCCCGTGGAAGCTGCTGGCGCTGCTGTGCGCGGCGCTCGCGGTCGCGTGGTGCGCCGTGCGCGCGCTGGAGTGGGCGTGGTGGCGGCCGCGGCGCCTGGCGCGGGCGCTGCGGTCGCAGGGCCTCTGCGGCACGTCGTACCGCTCCCTCGCGGGCGACGCGCCGCTGACGGAGGAGCTGAACCGGGAGGCCAGGTCCCGGCCCCTGCCGCTGGGCTGCCACGACGTCGCGCCCAGGGCGATGCCCTTGTTCCACCAGACCATGAAGGAGCACG GCAAGACGTCGATCACCTGGTTCGGGCCGGTGCCGAGGGTGACCATCACCAAGCCTGAGCTGGTGCGCGAGGTGCTGTCCAACAAGTTCGGCCACTACGAGAAGCTCAAGTTGCGCAAGCTCCAGAGGATGCTGCACAACGGCCTGGGCAGCCACGAGGGCGACAAGTGGGCCAAGCACCGCAGGATCATCAACCCCGCGTTCCACCTCGAGAAACTCAAG CGGATGTTGCCGGCCTTCGCCGCGTGCTGCACGGACCTGGTGGAGAGGTGGGAAGGCCTGGTCGCGGATGGGCAGCAGCCGTGCGAGGTGGACGTGTGGCCTGAGATGCAGAACCTGACGGGGGACGTCATCTCTCGCGCCGCGTTCGGCAGCAGCTACCTCGAAGGCAGGAGGATCTTCCAGCTCCAGGGGGAGCAGGTCCAGCTCGTCGTCCAGGCCATGCACAAGCTTCACATCCCTGGATACCT GTACCTGCCCACGAAAACCAACCGAAGGATGAAGCGGATCGCGTCGGAGATCCAGGAGCTCCTCAAGGGCATCATCGCCAAGAGAGAGAACGCGCTGAGaaccggcggcggcgcggcgagcgACGACCTCCTTGGCCTGCTCCTGGAGTCCAACATGGAGCACTGCAGGGGTGACGGCGGCAAGTCCAAGGCCTCCGGCATCACCACCGACGACGTCATCGGGGAGTGCAAGCTGTTCTACTTCGCCGGGATGGAGACCACGTCGGTGCTGCTCACGTGGACCATGGTCGTGCTCTCCATGCACCCGGAGTGGCAGGACCGGGCCAGGGAGGAGGTGCTCCACGTCTTCGGTGACAGGACGACGCCGGACTACGACGGCCTCAGCCGCCTCAGAATC GTGACGATGGTGCTCTACGAGGTGCTGCGCCTGTACACGCCGCTGACGGCGCTCCAGCGCCAGACGTACAAGCCGATGGAGCTCGGCGGCGTCAGGTACCCGGCCGGCGTGATGCTGATGCTGCCGCTGCTGTGCATCCACCACGACAAGGACGTGTGGGGTCCCGACGCGAGCGAGTTCAGGCCGCAGAGGTTCGCCGAGGGCGTCTCCAGGGCGTCCAGGGACGCGCCGGCCTTCTTCCCCTTCGGCTGGGGCCCGCGCACCTGCATCGGCCAGAGCTTCGCGCTGCTCGAGGCCAAGATGGGGCTCTCCATGATCCTGCAGCGCTTCGCGTTCGAGCTCTCGCCGGCCTACACGCACGCGCCGTTTGCACACGGCATGCTGCAGCCGGAGCACGGCGCGCAGGTCATGCTCAGGCGCCTCCCCTGA